One Camelina sativa cultivar DH55 chromosome 3, Cs, whole genome shotgun sequence genomic window carries:
- the LOC104777083 gene encoding UDP-glycosyltransferase 78D1, whose amino-acid sequence MFKLPEPIRDSHVAVLGFFPVGAHAGPLLAVTRRLAAAAPSTIFSFFNTARSNASLLSSDHPENIRIHDVDDGVPEGTVLTGSPREMLEMFLEAAPQTFHREIAAAETEVGKKVTCMLTDAFFWFAADMAVEMKATWVAFWAGGANSLCAHLYTDRIRETIGVKDVRTEETLGFIPGMENYRVKDIPEEVAFGDLDTVFPKALHQMSLVLPRASAVFISSFEELEPTLAHNLRSKLVRFLNIPPPTLLSFTLKRETLVRDPHGCFAWMGKRSPASVAYISFGTVMEPPPAELVAIAQGLESSKVPFVWSLKEKNMVHLPKGFLDRTREQGIVVPWAPQVELLKHEATGVNVTHCGWNSVLESVSAGVPIIGRPILADNRLNGRAVEVVWKVGMMVNNGVFTKEGFEKCLHQVSVHDDGKTMKANAKKLKEIIQEDVSTKGFENFKVLLDEIVKV is encoded by the exons ATGTTCAAATTACCCGAGCCAATCAGAGACTCCCACGTGGCAGTTCTCGGGTTTTTCCCCGTTGGCGCTCATGCCGGTCCTCTTTTAGCCGTTACGCGTCGTCTCGCCGCTGCTGCTCCCTCCaccatcttttctttctttaataccGCAAGATCAAACGCGTCATTGCTCTCCTCCGATCATCCGGAGAACATCAGGATCCACGACGTCGATGACGGTGTTCCGGAGGGCACCGTGCTCACCGGGAGTCCACGGGAGATGCTCGAGATGTTTCTCGAAGCGGCCCCACAGACTTTCCATAGAGAAATTGCAGCGGCAGAGACGGAAGTCGGTAAGAAAGTGACATGCATGCTAACAGATGCCTTCTTCTGGTTCGCAGCGGATATGGCTGTTGAGATGAAGGCGACTTGGGTTGCGTTCTGGGCCGGCGGAGCAAACTCGCTTTGTGCTCATCTCTACACTGATCGCATCAGAGAAACCATTGGTGTCAAAG ATGTGCGTACGGAAGAGACATTAGGGTTTATACCAGGAATGGAGAATTACAGAGTTAAAGATATACCAGAGGAAGTTGCATTTGGAGATTTGGACACTGTTTTCCCAAAGGCTCTACACCAAATGAGTCTTGTTTTACCTCGTGCCTCTGCCGTTTTCATCAGTTCCTTTGAAGAATTAGAACCTACATTGGCCCATAACCTAAGATCGAAACTAGTACGTTTCTTGAACATCCCCCCTCCCACGTTATTATCTTTTACATTGAAGAGAGAGACACTAGTGCGCGATCCTCATGGCTGCTTTGCTTGGATGGGGAAGAGATCACCTGCCTCTGTAGCGTACATTAGCTTCGGCACCGTCATGGAACCGCCTCCTGCAGAGCTTGTGGCGATAGCACAAGGGTTGGAATCCAGCAAAGTGCCGTTTGTTTGGTCGCTTAAGGAGAAGAACATGGTTCATCTACCAAAAGGGTTTCTGGACCGGACAAGAGAGCAAGGGATAGTGGTTCCATGGGCTCCCCAAGTGGAACTGCTGAAACACGAGGCAACGGGTGTGAATGTGACacattgtggatggaactcggTATTGGAGAGTGTGTCGGCAGGTGTGCCGATAATCGGCAGACCGATTTTGGCGGATAATAGACTCAACGGAAGAGCAGTGGAGGTTGTGTGGAAGGTTGGAATGATGGTGAATAATGGAGTCTTCACGaaagaaggatttgagaagTGTTTGCATCAAGTTTCGGTTCATGATGATGGTAAGACGATGAAGGCAAATGCCAAGAAGCTTAAAGAAATTATCCAAGAAGATGTCTCTACGAAAGGATTTGAGAATTTCAAAGTATTGTTGGACGAAATAGTGAAAGTTTAg
- the LOC104777084 gene encoding WPP domain-associated protein-like yields MNVAEKEQALRSEVLEKEILQEEIHLLECHVKEKENLLQRQENDLATEREKLQIAFQQINSLQYQIEQQVIVIEDKEKEVKAVSARALEKTEGYEMEISELEQKLELARNNMKITEHEKVKSELKLSSMEAEQKRLKNQFVSMVLNLSKWSKDFDNLECMVAEKTIKTSSRLKSMQSQLSDLLDEVDELKTRESIFKQLMEKKTCDLQKAETEVALLGNEIESLMDLLKKIYIALDHYSLVLKHYPGIIEILKLVRR; encoded by the exons ATGAATGTAGCAGAAAAGGAACAAGCTTTGAGATCAGAGGTGCTTGAGAAGGAAATATTACAAGAGGAGATTCATTTGTTGGAATGTCATGTTAAGGAGAAAGAGAATTTACTTCAGAGACAGGAGAATGATTTGGCTACAGAGAGGGAGAAACTTCAGATAGCCTTTCAACAGATTAACAGTCTGCAATATCAGATTGAGCAGCAAGTTATAGTGATTGAAGATAAggagaaagaagtaaaagctGTTTCAGCTCGAGCTCTGGAGAAAACAGAAGGTTATGAGATGGAGATATCTGAGTTGGAACAGAAGCTTGAGTTAGCTAGAAACAATATGAAGATAACCGAACATGAGAAAGTGAAGTCCGAGCTAAAATTATCATCAATGGAGGCAGAGCAAAAGAGGCTTAAGAATCAGTTTGTATCGATGGTTCTGAATCTTTCTAAGTGGAGCAAAGATTTTGACAATCTCGAATGCATGGTAGCAGAAAAGACGATAAAGACAAGTTCTAG GTTAAAAAGTATGCAAAGCCAATTAAGTGATCTCTTAGATGAAGTTGATGAACTCAAGACAAGAGAATCAATTTTCAAGCAACtaatggagaagaagacttGTGACCTCCAAAAGGCTGAGACTGAG GTTGCTCTCCTTGGCAATGAAATCGAATCTCTTATGGACCTTcttaagaaaatttatatagCTCTTGATCATTATTCTCTAGTCCTGAAGCATTACCCTGGC ATTATCGAGATCTTGAAGCTTGTCCGGAGATAA
- the LOC104777087 gene encoding N-acetyl-D-glucosamine kinase-like isoform X3: protein MCIVYAETAARDSLEQVISEALVRSGSDKSDVRGVCLGVSGVNHPSDQDKIENWIRDMFPSHVKVYVQNDAIVALASGTMGKLHGCVLIAGTGCIAYGFDEDGKEARASGGGPILGDWGSGYGIAAQALTAVIRAHDGRGPQTLLTSTILKALGLTSPDELIGWTYADPSWARIAALVPQVVFCAEAGDEISDKILVDAAEDLALSVKAVVQRLGLCGEDGTASFPVVMVGGVLNAKRKWDIGKEVSKRINRFFPGAQTIIPKVEPAVGAALLAMNFLTS, encoded by the exons ATGTGCATCGTGTATGCAGAAACTGCAGCAAGGGATTCACTAGAGCAAGTGATTTCTGAGGCACTTGTACGATCGGGTTCTGATAAATCAGATGTTCGTGGTGTATGCTTAGGTGTTTCAGGTGTAAATCATCCCTCAGACCAGGACAAGATAGAAAATTGGATAAG GGACATGTTCCCTAGTCATGTCAAGGTATATGTTCAGAATGATGCTATAGTGGCGCTAGCTAGTGGAACCATGGGAAAGCTCCATGGCTGTGTTCTAATCGCTGGTACAGGATGTATAGCCTATGGCTTTGATGAAGATGGCAAGGAGGCTAGGGCATCTGGTGGTGGACCAATCTTAGGCGATTGGGGAAG TGGCTATGGAATTGCTGCACAGGCCTTAACGGCGGTGATTAGAGCTCATGATGGTCGTGGCCCACAAACGCTGCTTACTAGTACCATCTTAAAAGCACTTGGACTTACCTCTCCCGACGAACTCATCGG GTGGACTTACGCTGATCCCTCTTGGGCACGTATCGCTGCTCTTGTTCCTCAAGTAGTATTTTGTGCAGAAGCTGGTGATGAAATTTCAGATAAGATCTTGGTTGATGCAGCTGAGGATTTAGCTCTTAGTGTGAAAGCTGTTGTACAAAGACTTGGTTTATGTGGCGAAG ATGGGACAGCTTCTTTCCCGGTTGTAATGGTGGGCGGAGTTCTAAACGCTAAACGGAAATGGGACATTGGAAAAGAAGTCTCAAAGCGCATTAACCGATTCTTTCCCGGGGCTCAAACTATCATACCAAAG GTAGAGCCAGCTGTTGGAGCAGCGTTGTTGGCCATGAACTTCTTAACAAGTTAA
- the LOC104777087 gene encoding N-acetyl-D-glucosamine kinase-like isoform X1, with the protein MRNPHSNGNLRDGGEATDENGFGHGVILGLDGGATSTVCVCVPYFPFGGDRLPEPLPILGRAVAGCTNRNSVGETAARDSLEQVISEALVRSGSDKSDVRGVCLGVSGVNHPSDQDKIENWIRDMFPSHVKVYVQNDAIVALASGTMGKLHGCVLIAGTGCIAYGFDEDGKEARASGGGPILGDWGSGYGIAAQALTAVIRAHDGRGPQTLLTSTILKALGLTSPDELIGWTYADPSWARIAALVPQVVFCAEAGDEISDKILVDAAEDLALSVKAVVQRLGLCGEDGTASFPVVMVGGVLNAKRKWDIGKEVSKRINRFFPGAQTIIPKVEPAVGAALLAMNFLTS; encoded by the exons ATGAGGAATCCACATAGCAATGGAAACCTTCGGGATGGAGGAGAAGCTACGGACGAGAACGGCTTCGGTCATGGCGTCATTTTAGGCCTTGATGGTGGCGCCACCTCAACTGTTTGCGTTTGCGTCCCGTATTTCCCGTTCGGTGGAGATCGTTTACCGGAGCCTCTTCCGATCCTCGGTCGTGCCGTCGCCGGCTGCACCAACCGCAACAGCGTTGGAG AAACTGCAGCAAGGGATTCACTAGAGCAAGTGATTTCTGAGGCACTTGTACGATCGGGTTCTGATAAATCAGATGTTCGTGGTGTATGCTTAGGTGTTTCAGGTGTAAATCATCCCTCAGACCAGGACAAGATAGAAAATTGGATAAG GGACATGTTCCCTAGTCATGTCAAGGTATATGTTCAGAATGATGCTATAGTGGCGCTAGCTAGTGGAACCATGGGAAAGCTCCATGGCTGTGTTCTAATCGCTGGTACAGGATGTATAGCCTATGGCTTTGATGAAGATGGCAAGGAGGCTAGGGCATCTGGTGGTGGACCAATCTTAGGCGATTGGGGAAG TGGCTATGGAATTGCTGCACAGGCCTTAACGGCGGTGATTAGAGCTCATGATGGTCGTGGCCCACAAACGCTGCTTACTAGTACCATCTTAAAAGCACTTGGACTTACCTCTCCCGACGAACTCATCGG GTGGACTTACGCTGATCCCTCTTGGGCACGTATCGCTGCTCTTGTTCCTCAAGTAGTATTTTGTGCAGAAGCTGGTGATGAAATTTCAGATAAGATCTTGGTTGATGCAGCTGAGGATTTAGCTCTTAGTGTGAAAGCTGTTGTACAAAGACTTGGTTTATGTGGCGAAG ATGGGACAGCTTCTTTCCCGGTTGTAATGGTGGGCGGAGTTCTAAACGCTAAACGGAAATGGGACATTGGAAAAGAAGTCTCAAAGCGCATTAACCGATTCTTTCCCGGGGCTCAAACTATCATACCAAAG GTAGAGCCAGCTGTTGGAGCAGCGTTGTTGGCCATGAACTTCTTAACAAGTTAA
- the LOC104777087 gene encoding N-acetyl-D-glucosamine kinase-like isoform X2: protein MRNPHSNGNLRDGGEATDENGFGHGVILGLDGGATSTVCVCVPYFPFGGDRLPEPLPILGRAVAGCTNRNSVGETAARDSLEQVISEALVRSGSDKSDVRGVCLGVSGVNHPSDQDKIENWIRDMFPSHVKVYVQNDAIVALASGTMGKLHGCVLIAGTGCIAYGFDEDGKEARASGGGPILGDWGSGYGIAAQALTAVIRAHDGRGPQTLLTSTILKALGLTSPDELIGWTYADPSWARIAALVPQVVFCAEAGDEISDKILVDAAEDLALSVKAVVQRLGLCGEDLLQMGQLLSRL from the exons ATGAGGAATCCACATAGCAATGGAAACCTTCGGGATGGAGGAGAAGCTACGGACGAGAACGGCTTCGGTCATGGCGTCATTTTAGGCCTTGATGGTGGCGCCACCTCAACTGTTTGCGTTTGCGTCCCGTATTTCCCGTTCGGTGGAGATCGTTTACCGGAGCCTCTTCCGATCCTCGGTCGTGCCGTCGCCGGCTGCACCAACCGCAACAGCGTTGGAG AAACTGCAGCAAGGGATTCACTAGAGCAAGTGATTTCTGAGGCACTTGTACGATCGGGTTCTGATAAATCAGATGTTCGTGGTGTATGCTTAGGTGTTTCAGGTGTAAATCATCCCTCAGACCAGGACAAGATAGAAAATTGGATAAG GGACATGTTCCCTAGTCATGTCAAGGTATATGTTCAGAATGATGCTATAGTGGCGCTAGCTAGTGGAACCATGGGAAAGCTCCATGGCTGTGTTCTAATCGCTGGTACAGGATGTATAGCCTATGGCTTTGATGAAGATGGCAAGGAGGCTAGGGCATCTGGTGGTGGACCAATCTTAGGCGATTGGGGAAG TGGCTATGGAATTGCTGCACAGGCCTTAACGGCGGTGATTAGAGCTCATGATGGTCGTGGCCCACAAACGCTGCTTACTAGTACCATCTTAAAAGCACTTGGACTTACCTCTCCCGACGAACTCATCGG GTGGACTTACGCTGATCCCTCTTGGGCACGTATCGCTGCTCTTGTTCCTCAAGTAGTATTTTGTGCAGAAGCTGGTGATGAAATTTCAGATAAGATCTTGGTTGATGCAGCTGAGGATTTAGCTCTTAGTGTGAAAGCTGTTGTACAAAGACTTGGTTTATGTGGCGAAG ACTTGTTGCAGATGGGACAGCTTCTTTCCCGGTTGTAA